One segment of Candidatus Manganitrophus noduliformans DNA contains the following:
- the rplB gene encoding 50S ribosomal protein L2, whose translation MGVKTYKPTSPGRRSAMGLTFEEITKTEPEKSLVRSLPPSGGRNNRGKITVRHRGGGHKRAYRIIDFKRDKFDIPATVASIEYDPNRSARIALLTYADGEKRYIIAPDGLRVGEHLMSGPNAEIRNGNSLPLSNIPVGSMIHNIELKKGKGGQLARSAGASAQLMAKENEWVQIRLGSGEVRLVHAACMATIGQVGNIDHENYSLGKAGRTRWLGRRPTVRGVAMNPVDHPHGGGEGKAGQGNPHPVSPWGQLTKGYKTRRRKDTDAFIIKRRK comes from the coding sequence ATGGGAGTAAAGACATATAAGCCAACGTCACCGGGTCGCCGTTCTGCAATGGGCTTGACCTTTGAAGAGATTACGAAGACCGAGCCGGAAAAGAGTCTGGTTCGTTCGCTTCCCCCTTCTGGCGGAAGGAACAATCGCGGAAAGATCACGGTCCGCCATCGCGGCGGCGGACACAAACGGGCCTACCGGATCATCGATTTCAAGAGGGATAAGTTCGACATCCCCGCCACCGTGGCGTCGATCGAATACGATCCGAACCGGTCGGCCCGGATCGCCCTGCTCACCTACGCGGACGGCGAGAAGCGTTATATCATCGCGCCGGACGGTTTAAGGGTGGGCGAGCATCTGATGTCTGGACCGAACGCCGAGATTCGAAATGGGAATTCCCTTCCTTTATCGAACATTCCCGTCGGGAGCATGATTCATAATATCGAGCTGAAGAAGGGGAAGGGAGGCCAGCTTGCCCGGAGCGCCGGCGCGTCGGCGCAGTTGATGGCGAAAGAGAACGAGTGGGTTCAGATCCGTTTGGGGTCGGGCGAGGTTCGTCTTGTCCACGCCGCCTGTATGGCGACCATCGGCCAAGTCGGAAATATCGATCATGAAAATTATTCTTTGGGCAAGGCGGGACGAACCCGTTGGTTGGGCCGTCGGCCGACCGTTCGAGGGGTTGCGATGAACCCGGTCGATCACCCGCACGGCGGAGGAGAAGGAAAGGCCGGTCAGGGCAATCCGCATCCGGTCTCTCCCTGGGGCCAGTTGACCAAAGGATATAAGACGCGGCGAAGAAAAGACACCGACGCCTTCATTATTAAGAGAAGAAAATAA
- the rplO gene encoding 50S ribosomal protein L15 translates to MKISDLAPTPGAKKKEKRIGRGPGSGHGKTATKGHKGQAARSGGTKAPGFEGGQQPLIRRVPKRGFKNIFKKEYAVVNLNRLDQFPAETVINPEFLHQAGIIKKATESVKVLGEGALTKPLVIAAHKFSEEALKKIQAAGGRAEVLS, encoded by the coding sequence GTGAAAATATCGGATTTAGCGCCCACTCCCGGGGCCAAGAAAAAAGAAAAAAGGATCGGACGGGGACCGGGTTCGGGACATGGAAAGACGGCCACCAAGGGTCATAAAGGCCAGGCGGCGCGTTCAGGCGGAACGAAAGCGCCCGGTTTTGAGGGAGGACAGCAGCCGTTGATTCGCCGCGTCCCAAAGCGCGGTTTTAAGAATATCTTTAAGAAAGAATACGCGGTCGTCAACCTGAATCGACTCGATCAGTTCCCGGCCGAAACGGTGATCAACCCCGAATTTCTCCATCAAGCCGGCATCATCAAAAAGGCCACGGAGAGCGTAAAAGTGTTAGGGGAAGGGGCGCTGACGAAGCCGTTGGTGATTGCCGCCCATAAGTTCAGCGAAGAGGCCCTCAAGAAAATTCAGGCGGCCGGCGGGCGAGCCGAGGTCCTCTCATAG
- the rplD gene encoding 50S ribosomal protein L4, which translates to MPEVEVKNIQNEKTGTMTLDAPIFGAVVSKGLLHEVVLMQQASMRQGTASTKTKGFVSGGGKKPWKQKGTGRARAGSNRSPIWRGGGTTFGPLPRSYAYDIPKKKSRKALFSALSSKVEEGKLLVLEDLEITEPKTKTMVNLLGRLGLDGKVLLVVSQIQENLDRAARNLPLVKMLEVRQLNVYDLLLADTVVITRRDVARLVEVWGNHESA; encoded by the coding sequence ATGCCTGAAGTAGAAGTAAAAAATATTCAGAATGAAAAAACGGGGACGATGACCTTGGATGCGCCGATCTTCGGCGCGGTGGTTTCGAAGGGTCTTCTCCATGAAGTGGTCCTCATGCAGCAGGCTTCGATGCGCCAGGGGACGGCCTCGACGAAGACAAAGGGCTTCGTCAGCGGCGGCGGAAAGAAACCGTGGAAGCAGAAGGGAACCGGACGGGCCCGGGCGGGATCGAATCGCTCTCCGATTTGGCGGGGCGGCGGAACCACATTCGGTCCGCTCCCGCGTTCGTACGCGTACGACATTCCTAAAAAGAAGTCGAGGAAGGCGCTCTTTTCGGCCCTCTCCTCCAAGGTGGAAGAGGGAAAACTGCTCGTCCTGGAGGATCTTGAGATCACCGAGCCGAAAACGAAAACGATGGTGAATCTGCTCGGCAGGCTCGGGTTGGACGGGAAGGTCCTCCTCGTCGTTTCGCAAATCCAGGAGAATCTCGACCGCGCGGCGCGCAACCTCCCCTTGGTCAAGATGCTGGAAGTCCGACAATTGAACGTTTATGATCTCCTGCTGGCGGATACGGTCGTCATCACGCGCCGGGATGTCGCCAGGCTGGTAGAGGTGTGGGGAAACCATGAATCGGCATGA
- a CDS encoding 50S ribosomal protein L23, whose product MNRHDIIIRPVLTEKSTQLREAQNKYCFAIRRNANKSEVKRAVEDTLNVKVKDVRIVNMPGKEKRLGRFVGKRPDWKKAIVTLKEGEKLTLFEG is encoded by the coding sequence ATGAATCGGCATGATATTATCATCCGTCCGGTTTTGACGGAGAAGAGCACGCAGCTTCGTGAAGCGCAGAACAAATACTGTTTTGCGATCCGGCGGAATGCGAACAAGAGTGAAGTGAAGCGGGCCGTCGAAGATACCTTAAACGTCAAGGTCAAGGATGTCCGGATCGTGAATATGCCCGGTAAAGAGAAACGACTGGGACGGTTTGTCGGAAAGCGGCCCGATTGGAAGAAGGCGATTGTCACCCTGAAAGAGGGTGAGAAATTAACGCTGTTCGAGGGATAA
- the rplN gene encoding 50S ribosomal protein L14 translates to MVQIYTMLDVADNSGAKKVMCFHVKGGSKKRYARLGDIIVATVKEAIPQGSVKKGDVVRAVVVRTTKEVRRDDGSYIKFDRNAAVLINAQGEPIGTRIFGPVARELRWKKFTKIISLAPEVL, encoded by the coding sequence ATGGTACAAATTTACACAATGCTCGATGTCGCTGATAACTCCGGGGCCAAGAAGGTGATGTGCTTCCATGTCAAAGGGGGCTCGAAGAAGCGTTATGCGCGCCTGGGCGACATCATCGTTGCCACCGTGAAGGAAGCGATCCCGCAAGGGAGCGTGAAAAAGGGAGATGTGGTGCGGGCGGTGGTGGTCCGGACGACGAAAGAAGTGCGTCGGGACGACGGCTCCTACATCAAGTTCGATCGGAACGCGGCGGTGCTGATCAACGCCCAGGGGGAACCGATCGGAACGCGTATTTTCGGTCCGGTCGCCAGAGAGCTCCGCTGGAAAAAGTTTACCAAAATTATCTCACTTGCCCCTGAAGTTTTATAA
- the rplR gene encoding 50S ribosomal protein L18 → MAVSAKEKVLARTRRHERVRNKIMGTPERPRLSVYRSLDHIYAQIIDDLSGKTLAAASSLTKAAKGKKGKESGGNIEAAKMVGAKLAALAKEKNISKVVFDRGGYIYHGRVKALADAAREGGLVF, encoded by the coding sequence ATGGCGGTATCGGCGAAAGAAAAGGTTCTGGCAAGAACGAGAAGGCACGAACGGGTACGAAACAAAATCATGGGAACACCCGAGCGGCCGCGACTCTCCGTTTATCGGAGCCTGGACCACATTTATGCTCAGATTATTGATGACCTCTCCGGAAAGACCTTGGCGGCGGCTTCTTCCCTTACGAAAGCGGCCAAAGGGAAAAAGGGAAAAGAGTCCGGGGGGAATATCGAGGCGGCGAAAATGGTCGGCGCAAAGCTGGCCGCCCTGGCGAAGGAGAAAAATATCAGCAAGGTCGTCTTTGATCGGGGGGGGTATATCTATCACGGGAGAGTGAAGGCGCTTGCAGACGCGGCCAGAGAAGGCGGACTTGTATTTTAA
- the rplC gene encoding 50S ribosomal protein L3, with amino-acid sequence MVNGLIGYKLGMTQVYSDEGKLVPVTVIEVGPCKVVQIKTVEREGYPSAQLSFDEVKEHRVTQPVRGHFKRANVAPARVLREFKGDLNGISVGQVITAEIFQKGEFVTVTGTSKGKGFQGVMKRHHYRGGPATHGSMFHRRPGSIGASSFPSRVWKNKGMPGHMGSERVTAEGLEVVDVRPEENLVFVKGSVPGSEKGLVLIHKAKRGKVKKQAEPAKKK; translated from the coding sequence ATGGTAAACGGATTAATTGGATATAAGCTCGGAATGACGCAGGTGTACTCGGACGAAGGGAAACTGGTTCCCGTCACAGTCATCGAAGTCGGTCCTTGTAAGGTGGTTCAAATCAAGACGGTCGAAAGAGAGGGTTACCCCTCGGCGCAGCTCTCCTTTGACGAGGTGAAAGAGCACCGCGTCACCCAACCGGTGCGGGGGCATTTCAAGCGGGCGAATGTCGCTCCCGCCCGTGTGCTCCGGGAGTTTAAGGGAGACCTCAACGGGATCAGCGTCGGCCAGGTCATCACGGCGGAGATTTTCCAGAAGGGAGAATTCGTCACCGTGACCGGAACCTCCAAGGGGAAGGGTTTTCAAGGTGTGATGAAGCGGCACCACTATCGGGGAGGTCCTGCGACGCACGGGTCGATGTTCCACCGGCGTCCCGGATCGATCGGGGCGAGCTCTTTTCCCTCCCGCGTTTGGAAGAACAAGGGAATGCCGGGCCATATGGGAAGCGAGCGGGTGACCGCGGAAGGGCTGGAGGTCGTCGATGTCCGCCCGGAGGAAAATCTTGTCTTCGTGAAGGGGTCGGTTCCCGGGAGCGAGAAGGGGTTGGTCCTGATCCATAAGGCGAAGCGGGGGAAGGTCAAAAAGCAGGCGGAGCCGGCTAAGAAGAAATAG
- a CDS encoding type Z 30S ribosomal protein S14, with the protein MAKKSLIAKAQRTPKFQVRKYHRCATCGRVRGYIRKFNMCRICFRLLSLKGEIPGVIKSSW; encoded by the coding sequence TTGGCAAAGAAATCTTTAATTGCAAAAGCCCAAAGGACGCCCAAGTTTCAGGTGAGAAAATACCATCGCTGCGCCACTTGCGGTCGGGTGCGCGGTTATATTCGAAAATTCAACATGTGCCGGATCTGTTTTCGCCTGTTGAGCTTAAAGGGAGAGATTCCCGGGGTGATCAAATCGAGTTGGTAG
- the tuf gene encoding elongation factor Tu: MAKAKFERTKPHVNIGTIGHVDHGKTTLTSAITKVLADKKYAEYLAYDQIDKAPEEKERGITIAIAHVEYQTDKRHYAHVDCPGHADYVKNMITGAAQMDGAILVVSAADGPMPQTREHILLARQVGVPYIVVFLNKADMVDDKELLDLVELEVRELLSKYEFPGDDIPVVVGSALKALEGDKGEMGEQAIMKLMEAVDSYIPTPTREIDKPFIMPIEDVFSISGRGTVVTGRCEKGIVKVGDEIEIVGIKATQKTVVTGVEMFRKILDQGQAGDNVGVLLRGTKKEDVERGMVLAKPGSITPHTNFKAEAYILTKEEGGRHTPFFNGYRPQFYLRTTDVTGVVKLAEGVEMVMPGDNVTMDVELIMPIAMQEGLRFAIREGGRTVGAGVITKVIK; the protein is encoded by the coding sequence ATGGCGAAGGCGAAATTTGAGCGGACGAAGCCGCACGTGAACATTGGGACGATCGGGCATGTGGATCATGGGAAGACGACCCTGACCTCTGCGATCACAAAAGTATTGGCCGACAAGAAGTATGCGGAGTATTTGGCGTACGACCAGATCGACAAAGCCCCTGAGGAGAAAGAGCGGGGGATCACCATTGCGATCGCGCACGTAGAGTACCAGACCGACAAGCGCCACTACGCGCACGTTGACTGCCCGGGGCATGCCGACTACGTCAAGAACATGATCACCGGCGCCGCCCAGATGGACGGAGCGATCCTGGTCGTCTCGGCCGCCGACGGCCCGATGCCGCAGACGCGCGAGCACATCCTGCTGGCGCGCCAAGTGGGGGTTCCCTACATCGTCGTCTTCTTGAACAAAGCCGACATGGTCGACGACAAAGAGCTGCTGGATCTGGTGGAGCTGGAAGTCCGAGAGCTGCTGAGCAAATATGAATTCCCCGGCGATGACATCCCCGTCGTCGTCGGCTCCGCCCTCAAAGCGTTGGAGGGAGACAAAGGAGAGATGGGCGAGCAAGCCATCATGAAGCTGATGGAAGCCGTCGACAGCTACATCCCGACACCGACGCGCGAAATCGACAAGCCCTTCATCATGCCGATCGAAGACGTCTTCTCCATCTCCGGGCGCGGCACCGTCGTCACCGGCCGATGCGAGAAAGGGATCGTGAAAGTCGGAGACGAGATTGAAATCGTCGGGATCAAAGCCACCCAGAAGACCGTCGTCACCGGCGTCGAGATGTTTAGAAAGATCCTGGATCAGGGGCAAGCCGGAGACAACGTCGGCGTGCTCTTAAGAGGCACCAAGAAAGAAGACGTCGAGCGGGGCATGGTATTGGCGAAGCCGGGGAGTATTACCCCGCACACCAACTTCAAAGCCGAAGCCTACATCCTGACCAAAGAAGAAGGAGGCCGGCACACCCCGTTCTTCAATGGATATCGGCCGCAGTTCTATCTTCGAACCACCGACGTCACCGGAGTAGTGAAGCTGGCCGAAGGGGTTGAGATGGTGATGCCGGGAGACAACGTCACGATGGACGTGGAGCTGATCATGCCGATTGCCATGCAAGAGGGACTGCGCTTCGCCATCCGGGAAGGGGGCCGAACCGTCGGCGCCGGCGTGATCACAAAAGTCATAAAATAG
- the rplP gene encoding 50S ribosomal protein L16, translating into MLSPKKVKYRKRMKGRMAGKAYRGSDLSFGEFGLKAMEPGWITARQIEAARIAMTRFVKRGGKIWIRIFPDKPITKKPAETRMGKGKGAPEYWVAVVKPGRIIYEMDGVTPEVAKEAFRLAAYKLPIATQFVSREEE; encoded by the coding sequence ATGCTGTCCCCTAAAAAGGTAAAATACCGAAAACGAATGAAGGGTCGGATGGCCGGCAAGGCGTACCGGGGGTCCGATCTTAGTTTCGGCGAGTTCGGTCTCAAGGCGATGGAGCCGGGCTGGATTACGGCGAGGCAAATCGAGGCGGCGCGTATCGCGATGACCCGCTTCGTCAAGCGGGGGGGGAAAATCTGGATCCGCATCTTCCCCGACAAGCCGATTACCAAGAAGCCCGCCGAAACGCGTATGGGAAAAGGAAAGGGCGCCCCCGAGTATTGGGTGGCGGTGGTCAAGCCGGGCCGGATCATCTACGAGATGGACGGGGTCACCCCCGAGGTGGCGAAAGAGGCCTTCCGGTTGGCCGCGTACAAGCTTCCGATCGCAACGCAGTTTGTATCGCGGGAGGAGGAATAA
- the rplX gene encoding 50S ribosomal protein L24 — protein sequence MMGKAALPLLRTKIKKGDIVHVVAGKEKGKEGKVLQVLPDKQAVVVEKLNLLKKHTRPNQKNPKGGIVEREGRVHLSNVMIVCANCVKPRRIGSKTLPDGKKLRVCKSCGEALDKEG from the coding sequence ATGATGGGAAAAGCCGCTTTGCCGTTGCTCAGGACCAAGATTAAGAAGGGCGATATCGTTCATGTGGTCGCCGGGAAAGAAAAAGGAAAAGAGGGAAAGGTCTTGCAAGTCCTTCCGGATAAGCAGGCGGTCGTTGTTGAAAAGCTGAATCTCTTGAAGAAGCATACACGGCCGAACCAAAAAAACCCAAAGGGGGGAATCGTCGAGCGCGAGGGGAGGGTCCATCTCTCGAATGTGATGATTGTCTGTGCGAACTGCGTGAAGCCGAGGAGAATCGGGAGCAAGACGCTGCCGGATGGAAAGAAGCTGAGGGTCTGCAAAAGTTGCGGCGAAGCGCTGGATAAGGAAGGTTAG
- the rpsS gene encoding 30S ribosomal protein S19, which translates to MPRSVKKGPFVDTHLAEKIAKMNESNDKKILKTWSRRSTITPEMIGHTLAVHNGKKFIPVYITENMVGHKLGEFSATRFFKGHGAAKTEKATALK; encoded by the coding sequence ATGCCGAGATCAGTTAAAAAAGGGCCGTTCGTCGACACCCATCTGGCGGAAAAAATCGCCAAGATGAACGAGTCGAACGACAAAAAGATCCTCAAGACCTGGTCGCGAAGATCGACCATCACCCCGGAGATGATCGGACACACCCTCGCCGTCCATAACGGCAAGAAGTTTATCCCGGTCTACATCACGGAAAACATGGTCGGCCATAAGCTTGGAGAATTTTCCGCGACTCGTTTCTTCAAGGGGCATGGCGCCGCCAAGACGGAAAAGGCGACGGCGTTAAAGTAA
- the rpsH gene encoding 30S ribosomal protein S8 — protein MTDPISDMLTRIRNAKMRKHEVVDIPLSKLKVELARILKEEGFIRNYRVVGESVKKNLRVYLKYVENDEPVISDLQRVSKPGRRVYVGKDQIPSVKGGIGVAILSTSKGLMTDQKSREAKVGGEVLCYIW, from the coding sequence ATGACAGATCCTATTTCAGATATGCTGACCAGAATCAGAAATGCCAAAATGCGGAAACACGAGGTGGTCGATATTCCCCTTTCGAAGCTCAAGGTGGAGCTTGCTCGGATCTTGAAAGAAGAGGGGTTCATCCGAAATTATCGTGTGGTCGGCGAATCGGTGAAGAAGAATTTGAGGGTTTATCTTAAATATGTCGAGAACGACGAGCCGGTGATCAGCGACCTGCAGCGCGTCAGCAAGCCCGGCCGGCGGGTGTATGTCGGAAAGGATCAGATTCCCTCGGTGAAGGGGGGGATCGGTGTCGCAATCCTCTCCACCTCGAAGGGGCTGATGACCGATCAGAAATCGCGTGAAGCGAAGGTCGGCGGAGAGGTCCTCTGTTACATCTGGTAA
- the rpsJ gene encoding 30S ribosomal protein S10 has protein sequence MVNQKIRIRLKAYDYRVLDQSVGEIVETVRRTGAKVAGPIPLPTKINKYTVLRSPHVDKKSREQFEIRTHKRLIDILEPTPETVDALMKLNLSAGVNVEIKL, from the coding sequence ATTGTGAATCAGAAAATTCGAATTCGGTTGAAAGCATACGATTATCGCGTTCTGGATCAATCGGTCGGGGAGATCGTCGAAACGGTGAGGCGAACCGGCGCCAAGGTGGCCGGTCCGATTCCTCTTCCGACGAAGATCAACAAGTATACGGTCCTTCGGTCGCCGCACGTCGATAAGAAGTCCAGGGAGCAGTTTGAGATCCGAACACATAAACGCCTCATCGATATTTTAGAGCCGACGCCGGAGACGGTTGATGCCCTGATGAAGTTGAATCTCTCGGCGGGCGTGAATGTGGAGATCAAGCTCTAA
- the rplE gene encoding 50S ribosomal protein L5: protein MKTTNNIASVRERYRQEVIPAMMKEFGYKNPMQVPKLEKIVVNVGMGEAISNVKLLDAAVKELGQITGQRPVVTKAKKSIAGFKLREGMPIGAKVTLRRERMYEFLDRLLNAALPRIRDFRGISLKAFDGKGNYTLGIKEQLIFPEINYDEVAAIHGMDITIVTTATNDTEGRALLRSFGFPFRKPSEPK from the coding sequence ATGAAAACAACAAATAACATTGCGTCAGTCAGAGAACGATACCGGCAGGAAGTGATTCCTGCGATGATGAAGGAGTTTGGATATAAGAACCCGATGCAGGTGCCCAAACTCGAAAAAATCGTCGTCAATGTCGGAATGGGCGAGGCAATCTCCAACGTCAAGTTGCTCGATGCGGCGGTGAAAGAACTCGGCCAGATTACCGGACAGAGACCGGTCGTTACCAAGGCGAAGAAATCGATTGCCGGATTCAAGCTTCGTGAAGGGATGCCGATCGGCGCCAAGGTCACCCTTCGGCGTGAGAGAATGTATGAGTTTTTAGATCGGCTCCTCAATGCGGCCCTTCCCAGAATTCGTGATTTCAGGGGGATCTCTCTCAAAGCGTTCGACGGAAAAGGAAACTACACCTTGGGAATCAAGGAGCAGTTGATCTTTCCGGAGATTAACTACGATGAGGTGGCCGCGATTCACGGAATGGACATTACCATCGTCACCACGGCGACGAACGACACCGAGGGAAGAGCGTTGCTGCGGAGTTTCGGGTTTCCCTTCCGCAAGCCGAGTGAACCGAAGTAA
- the rpsE gene encoding 30S ribosomal protein S5 — MAKINADELTLKDKVVFINRVAKVVKGGKRFSFSAVVVVGDGQGHVGVGKGKAAEVPEAIRKAIENGKKNLVRVPLKESTIPFEITGHYGAENVLLKPAADGTGIIAGGPVRAVMEMVGISNILCKSLGSGNPLNVVKATLEGFSKLRDPGEMVRRRQTALALSER; from the coding sequence TTGGCAAAAATTAATGCAGACGAACTGACGTTAAAAGATAAGGTCGTATTCATCAACCGAGTGGCGAAGGTGGTGAAGGGGGGCAAGCGCTTCTCCTTTTCCGCCGTGGTGGTGGTGGGAGACGGCCAGGGGCATGTCGGGGTCGGCAAAGGAAAAGCGGCGGAGGTTCCTGAAGCGATTCGAAAAGCGATTGAGAACGGAAAGAAGAATCTGGTCCGCGTTCCCTTGAAAGAGTCGACGATTCCTTTTGAAATCACCGGGCACTACGGGGCCGAGAATGTTCTGCTCAAGCCGGCGGCGGATGGAACCGGAATCATCGCGGGGGGGCCGGTCCGGGCCGTGATGGAGATGGTCGGAATTTCGAATATCCTCTGCAAGTCGCTCGGGAGCGGAAACCCGCTCAACGTGGTCAAGGCGACGCTGGAAGGTTTCTCGAAATTGAGAGATCCCGGAGAGATGGTCAGGCGGAGGCAGACGGCCCTCGCGCTGTCGGAGAGATAG
- the rpmC gene encoding 50S ribosomal protein L29, which yields MADAKDFSELTAEELSQKEKELRKELFNLRFQAVSGHVENPNRIKLIKRDVARVLTFSQMKKKEAIEKEGASK from the coding sequence ATGGCGGATGCAAAGGACTTTAGTGAGTTGACGGCGGAGGAGCTCTCTCAGAAAGAGAAAGAGCTTCGGAAGGAGCTCTTCAACCTCCGTTTTCAGGCGGTTTCCGGACATGTCGAGAACCCCAATCGGATCAAGTTGATCAAGCGGGACGTCGCGCGGGTTCTGACCTTTTCTCAAATGAAAAAGAAAGAAGCGATCGAGAAAGAAGGCGCTTCGAAATAG
- the rplF gene encoding 50S ribosomal protein L6 translates to MSRVGLKKITIPNGVNIKVNPDNVHVKGPKGENQKPLRPEIKVDVQGAEVTVSRASDDRFSRSLHGLTRNEIQNMIVGVTQGFEKILEINGVGFRAAVQGRMLVLNLGYSHPINFELPKGIDATVEKQTTVTIKGIDRYLVGQVAANVRALREPEPYKGKGIKYRDERIIRKEGKTGK, encoded by the coding sequence ATGTCGCGAGTCGGTTTAAAAAAAATTACCATTCCCAATGGGGTCAACATCAAGGTGAATCCGGACAACGTCCACGTCAAGGGCCCGAAGGGAGAAAATCAAAAGCCGCTTCGGCCCGAGATCAAGGTGGATGTTCAGGGAGCCGAGGTCACTGTCTCTCGCGCTTCGGATGATCGTTTTTCGCGATCGCTTCACGGCCTGACCCGAAACGAGATCCAGAACATGATTGTCGGCGTGACACAGGGATTTGAAAAAATCCTCGAGATCAACGGAGTCGGTTTCCGCGCCGCGGTGCAGGGGAGAATGTTGGTTTTAAATTTGGGATACTCCCATCCGATCAATTTCGAGCTTCCCAAAGGGATTGATGCAACGGTTGAAAAGCAGACGACCGTCACGATCAAAGGAATCGACCGATATTTGGTCGGACAGGTGGCGGCGAATGTCCGCGCATTAAGAGAGCCCGAGCCCTATAAAGGGAAAGGGATCAAGTACAGAGACGAGCGGATCATCCGTAAAGAAGGAAAGACTGGAAAATAA
- the rpmD gene encoding 50S ribosomal protein L30, whose translation MAKKEASKAATKQLSITLVRSYIGRPGKHKKVVAGLGLRKMNQTVIRQDTPQTRGMIHKISHLLEVKEIS comes from the coding sequence ATGGCGAAGAAAGAAGCTTCGAAAGCGGCGACAAAACAGTTATCGATTACCCTGGTGCGGAGCTATATCGGGCGGCCTGGAAAACATAAGAAAGTGGTTGCCGGACTCGGCCTCCGTAAAATGAATCAAACGGTGATCCGCCAGGATACGCCTCAAACGCGCGGGATGATTCATAAAATTTCGCATCTGCTGGAGGTCAAGGAAATCTCGTGA
- the rpsC gene encoding 30S ribosomal protein S3, translated as MGQKVHPIGFRLGYIKTWSSRWYAEKDYAKLLHEDLKIRKIVKKKLYHAGVARVEIERSGNQIRITIHTARPGIIIGRKGAEVDKLKVELEAMTKKQVYINIKEIKKPELDAQLVAENIAMQLEKRVAYRRAMKKAVASSLRLGALGIKVYCAGRLAGAEIARTEWYREGRVPLHTLRADIDFGLAEAATTMGQIGVKVWIYRGEILPETQKERELAAARGERR; from the coding sequence ATGGGGCAGAAAGTTCATCCGATCGGATTCCGATTAGGTTATATCAAAACGTGGAGCTCGCGCTGGTATGCCGAGAAGGATTATGCCAAGCTGCTTCATGAAGATCTGAAGATCCGGAAGATCGTCAAAAAGAAGCTCTACCACGCGGGCGTCGCGCGGGTCGAGATCGAGCGTTCCGGAAATCAGATTCGGATCACCATTCACACCGCCCGGCCCGGGATCATCATCGGGAGAAAAGGGGCCGAGGTCGACAAGCTCAAGGTCGAGCTCGAAGCGATGACCAAGAAGCAGGTCTACATCAACATCAAAGAGATCAAGAAGCCGGAGCTCGACGCGCAGCTGGTCGCGGAGAACATCGCGATGCAGTTGGAAAAGCGGGTGGCCTACCGGCGCGCCATGAAGAAAGCGGTCGCCTCTTCCCTCCGGTTGGGCGCCTTGGGGATCAAGGTCTACTGCGCCGGCCGGTTGGCGGGGGCCGAGATCGCGCGGACGGAGTGGTACCGGGAGGGACGGGTTCCGTTGCATACCCTCCGCGCCGATATCGATTTCGGGTTGGCGGAAGCGGCGACGACCATGGGCCAAATCGGCGTGAAGGTTTGGATCTATCGAGGCGAGATTCTTCCTGAGACGCAAAAAGAGCGGGAATTGGCCGCTGCACGAGGTGAGAGAAGATAA
- the rpsQ gene encoding 30S ribosomal protein S17, translating into MLKKRKEYVGQVVSDKMEKTVVVAIDRMVQDPRYKKFLKRTNKLKAHDEKNEAHVGDRVKLIETRPISREKRWVVVEVLERAKKI; encoded by the coding sequence ATGTTGAAAAAGAGAAAAGAATACGTGGGCCAGGTCGTCAGCGACAAGATGGAGAAGACCGTCGTCGTCGCGATCGACCGGATGGTGCAGGATCCTCGATATAAGAAATTTTTAAAGAGAACCAACAAGCTGAAAGCGCACGATGAGAAAAACGAAGCCCATGTCGGCGATCGGGTCAAGTTGATCGAGACGCGTCCGATCAGCCGGGAGAAACGGTGGGTCGTCGTCGAGGTGCTGGAGCGGGCGAAAAAGATTTAG